In Gemmatimonadaceae bacterium, the genomic stretch GCGGGGGATTTTTTACACCCCACAAGCTTTAATGCCAACTATCAATCAGCTCGTCCGGCAAAGTCGCCGCGACGTACCGAAGAAAGAAAAAGCGCCCGCGCTCAAGTCCAACCCGCAAAAGCGCGGCGTCTGCACCCGAGTATATACGACAACCCCGAAGAAGCCCAACTCGGCGCTCCGAAAAGTTGCCCGTGTCCGCCTCACCAATGGCTTCGAAGTCACCGCGTACATCCCGGGCGAAGGCCACAATCTGCAGGAGCACTCGATCGTGCTGATCCGTGGTGGTCGCGTGAAGGATCTTCCTGGAGTTCGGTATCACATCGTGCGGGGTTCGCTCGACGCCTCCGGCGTCAATGGACGCAACAAGAGCCGCTCCAAGTACGGCACCAAAAAGCCCAAGCCCGGCGCACCAGCTGCCGCAGGAAAGAAGAAATGAGCCGTCGCAAGAAGTCGGTAAAACGCCCGATTCTGCCTGATTCGCGGTACGAGAGCCAGACGGTTTCGAAGTTTATCAACGCCATCATGTATCAGGGCAAGAAATCCACCGCCGAGCGGATCTTTTACGGCGCGATGGATCTCGTAGAGACTCGAACTGCTCAGAGCGGCGTGACGATTTTCAAGCAGGCACTCACCAACTTGAAGCCGGCCGTCGAAGTCAAGAGCCGCCGCGTCGGTGGAGCGACCTACCAGGTTCCCGTCGAAGTCCGCCCCGATCGCCGCACCGCGCTGGCGATGCGCTGGCTCATTACTTTCTCGCGCGGTCGTGGGGAAAAGTCGATGGCAGAGAAACTCGCCGCCGAAGTTATTGCCGCGTCTAAAGGCGAAGGCAATGCGATCAAGAAGAAAGAAGACACACACCGCATGGCCGAAGCGAACAAGGCGTTCGCGCATTATCGCTGGTAGTCCATAGCTCGCTTTCGTAAGCTCGCGCCCCGCTTGGTGTTACTGCACTGAGGGGGGCGTTTTTGCATCCCTATCTCGATACCTGGTGTCCTGAGTTCTCGGGACGAGCGTCAGATCTATGAGCGCATCGACACGGCGTGATGCTTCAGTTCATTCGGCCAGGAAAGCCCGTCGAGAACGCGTTCGTCCAAAGCTTTTATGGGAGGTTTCGGGAAGAGTGCCTGAACACCGAGTGGTTTACGCTTGAGCGACGCGCTCGAGCCTTGGAGGAAGGATTACAACGAAACTCGGCCACACAGCGGCCTCGCTTTCCAAACCCCGAGGAGTATGCAAGAGAACTTAGAAGCAAGAGCAGGGACAACAACAACTCACCCCAACGACTCACAGCCTGAGTGACTCCGCACGGGGAGGAGGTCACACCGGTTGAGATCACCAGCCTTAGATTATAAAATTATGGAGATCACCAGAAAAGGACTCATTCCATTTTCTTATCATGCTGGCGTATTGTCAGCACAGTTAATTGCTCTGCCCCTATGAAACATTATGTGCAATACGGCTGTGGATTCAGCGCTCCGGCTGGCTGGGTAAATTACGATGCATCTCCCACCTTACGCATTGAAAAAATCCCTTTTTTGGGTCAATTGTATAAAAAAAACATTCAGCGTTTTCCGACCAATGTACGATACGGAGACATCATAGCAGGATTGCCCGAGAATGAAGATAGCTGTGACGGCCTGTATTGTTCGCACATTTTGGAGCACCTGTCTTATGATGATTTCAACAAGGCTCTGGCAAATACATATAAGCTGTTAAAGCCTGGGGGGCTGTTTCGGTGTGTAGTACCCGACCTTAAAAGTGCAGCGGAAAATTACCTCGAAAGTTTTGAGCAATACCCAAATCCGGCATCAGAGTTTTTGAAGGCAACCATGCTGGGCAAACGGCATAGAGACACAAGCTTGCGGGGCCTAATCAAATATTCTATGGGCAATTCAGAACACTTATGGATGTGGGATCAAAAGTCGTTAATTTTTGAACTTCAACAAGCAGGTTTCAAAAGTTGCAGGCCTTGCTGTTTTAATGACAGTGCGGATGAAATATTCAAACATGTGGAAGAAGCCGGCAGATTTGAAAACGCTGTTGCTATAGAATGTACAAAGTGAAACGTATTGCTATAGTTGACCTCCTCCCCGAGAGAGGAGCCATTTCGTAGGGTGTGAATCCTGATCTTGGTTCTCACCCCTTTCCTGGGTCAGGAGATCTGCAACTTTTCGAGCTGATCCCGGGCTGGGGTGAACAGGACCGACATCTGTGGCCCCGACGACGGAACGACCGTCTTTTCGTACACCGAATAACCGGGTGCTGATACTTCCAAAGTCATCTCCGCACCAGGAGTCAGATTCTCGAAAATGAAGCCACCGTCGTAGCCCCACGCGTCGCACGGCGTCGTCTGTGCGATACTTCTGGCCGACGGCCCGCCCTCGCACCTGTCGAACAGTCGCACCCTCAATGCACACGCCAGAACCATCAACCACCATCCCCCAAAGGAAAGCCATCGCGGGAGCGGTCGTAAAAAACCAGTAGTAAAGCTGAAGCTGTCATTGCCCCAAGTGCCTTGCCGCCAGCATCTTTGACCCCCGTCGTAACCGTCGCGGTTTAACTCCGATTAGCGGCTAGTGGCCCGTTGGGCGTAAAGGTCGCAATGCGAGTGCCGGCGTCGTACGTAACTGACCCGCAATTTGAGACGAAGGTCCGCCGGAAGAAAGGAAGAATGTCGCGCCGTTGATCGTTGACGCATTCATCGCTTCGCTGAACGCGACATTGACCGGCGACGTCGCCGGCACGTTCTCGCTGCCATTCGCCGGGGTCGAAGCGGTCACTGCAGGCGGAACGTCATCCGGCGGCGGTGGTCGTGGAGCAACTACAGGCGCCGTCACAAAAGTAGACGCAAATGATTGGGCCAGGGCCGCGAAGGGCGTTGGCAAGGCGATCGTTACCGCTACTGTAGATGGAAAAACCAGCTCACTTGCAGTCAACGTCGTTTCCCGAACACCCATCTCTGCCGTCGTGCGCGCAGCGATCCCGGTTGGTTTCCTGAAGTTGAACGGTTACACTCTGACTCTCCGGAGCGACGATGATTCGCTGACCCTTGGATCGACAAAGCTCTCGTCGTGGACCTTTTCGGGCTCGATGCTGTTGGCTGATACCGTGCAATACATTGCGCGCGGAGACACGACCGGCTCGGACGCCAGTTGGCCGAGCGCAATGATTGCAAACCGGGCCGACTTGCCCGCTTCAGTGTCAGTTGTCTTCATTCCGAAGACGGTTTCTCTCACGTCTGGAGCGTTCGCAGGCAGCGTGATCAGGACAGACATGTCGGACGCACTCTATCGCTGTGGCAGACCCGGCGATCAGTGCGTGAACGGATTCTATCCCGAGACATTTCGCACCGGCGTTGAAGCGTGGCCCTCATTTCCCGTACCGGTTGCTGTTACCGGCTTCGACCCGGCCGACTCCGCGACGATCTGGAGTGCGCTCAAGGCGATGGAAAGCGCAGTTGGACGTCAGTTGTTCGTACCCGTCAGCGAACACGATCCGGCGAATCGCATCACCGTGCGGATTGGCAATACCTACGGGTTCGCTGGCTACGCCCGTTGGCAGTTCAATACGTCCGACCAGATAACCGGCGCTTCGGTCTCGTTCAGAAGTGCCGGCGTCGTGTCACGGTCGCTCGTCCAGCACGAGTTCCTCCACGCTCTCGGATTTTCGCACACTTGCTCGTGGCCGTCGGTGATGGGCGGATATGGATGCGTTCCCGCGCCGGAGATGTCGTCCGACGACGTGGGCTATTTCGTCCTCGCCCAAGCCATTCACGACGCGGAAACACCTTTACGAATGGCGAACGGGCTGCTCCCCTGCGGCGCGATGAGCATTGGTGCGACGAGTCACGTGACGCAAAAGGTCAGCTGCGTGGGTGACAATTGGAAACCACCAATGGAAACGGAAGAAGCGAGGCTCCGGCAGGCGCGCACGATTGGAAGCGTCACAGCGCAGCGAGACTCGGCACCATAAACGGGGGGATCCAGCCAAAGGAGCGCGAACCTGTCTTCACGTTTCCCCCCCGGACCGCGCTGCCACCTTACGTCAGCAGCATCGTGAACCGGGACGGTTGTAGCGGGTATCGGCCCGATCCCGGGCGAACTCATCGCGCGTAAGCACGGAACTGCCTCCGTGATACTCACCCATGTGCGCCAGATACCGATCGTAGTCAGGGGCACCCAATATCGTGCGGACCGACCGCGCGATACTGGCGAGGGTTTGCGCGAGTCGGTCCATCACCGGGCCGCGCTCCTCGCCGGCACCCGCGACGGCAGGTACCTCTCGAAGATCTCGAAGATCCGCCGGTACTCATCCGTCCACGACGACGGTCGCACAAACCCATGGTCCTCGACCGGATACACCGCAAGCTCCCAATCCTTCTTGCCAAGCTCGATCAGACGCTGGCTCAGCCGAACGACATCCTGAAAATGCACGTTCGTATCGACCATGCCATGCGCGATCAACAGCGGATCCTCCAGACCCTCGGCAAAGTAGATCGGTGACGACCGGCGATACGCGAGCGTGTCCGTCTGCGGGAAATTGAGAATCGCCGAGGTGTAGCCGTTGTTGTAATGCGCCCAGTCAGTGACACTGCGTAGCGCAGCACCCGCGCCAAAATCCTTCGGGTGCGTGAACAGTGCCATCATCGTGATGAATCCGCCGTAGCTGCCGCCGTAGATACCCACCCGCTCGGGATCTATCGAATACTCCTTCCGAAGGTATCGCGACGCATCGACCTGGTCCTGCAAATCGCGGCCGCCCATGTGCCGGAAGATCGCCGTCCGCCAGTCTCGCCCATAACCGTCCGATGCCCGGTAGTCGAGATCGAGCACCACGTAACCTTTTGACGCGAGATACTGATTGAACATGTACTCGCGCGGATACGACGACCAGAAATTGCCGACATTATGCAGGTAGCCCGCGCCATGGACGAAGATCACGCCGGCACCGTTCGGCTGAGCGCCCATGTCCCTGGGACGATAAATGTGAGCCGGCACCATTGCGCCATCGGAGGCCGGAATCATCACGATCTCCGGCTCGATCCACTTGAACGACAGCCACTCCGAACTCGGCGACACCGTAAGCTGTGACATCGCCGCACCCGGCCGGTTACGCATGAGGAACAGGTCGGGCGGACGGTTCACGAAAGAGTAGACATCGGCTATCCATTCGCCGTTGGGCGATAAGACTGCTGCGTGACCCCCCGACCGCGTCGTGATGCGCTCGCGGGCGCCGCCCGCTACGGACATCCGATAGAGCTGCACCTCGAATGGCGACACTTCGCTGGTGTGCAGGTAGAACGACTTTCCATCCGGAGAAAGTTCTGCACCCCTCACCTCCCACTTTCCGCGGGTCAGCTGGCGGCGATCGGTTCCATCCGCGGCTACTGTGTACACATGCGCGAAGCCATCGGCTTCGGACACGTACCAGAACCTTCGTCCTGCGTCATACCATCCGCCGCATCCGCCGCATGGGCCGCTCACCCACGCAGAGTCTCGAAGAGTCTCCAGAGTGACTATCCTGCCGGTGGACGCATCGATTGACTGGAGCAGCCGCACCTTGCTGTCGCCGGTGAACGCATAGAACGCGGCCCGCGTTCCCGCGTCGTTCCATCCGAGCAGTTGCACGAATCCATTTGCCGTATCGGAAGGAAATGGTTTCAGCCACTGGATCGATCCAGCTGACAATGAGACAAGTCCCACACGTCCCTTGCCTTCGGCGTCACCCACTTTCGTTCGGCTTCGGATATCCTCTGTGAAACCGCTCTCGGTAACGTAGCGCGGTACGTCGGTGACCCGGTTACCCTGCACGGGAATTCGCGTCGAGATCAGCAGTCCCGTTCCCGCCGGCGAGACCGACAGCGAGGCGATTTCCTCTCCCCGCATCGTGTAGTATGCCTTGAGGCCGCGACCTTCCCGCTCCAGCCGCTCGGCCTTCTGGATGCTGTCCAAACGTACGCGGTCGCGGATGGCCTCGAACAACTCACGCTGCTGTTGCTCGAGGCGTCCGCGCTGTCCGGTGGGGCGCGCGGAATCCACCGGCTCGGGTCCGCTTCGAAGGTCCGTGACCTGCCGGATTACCCCGCCCTGCATCTCCAGTGAAAACACGTTGTTGTCGCGGACAAAGAAAACCTTGCCTGCATCGACAGAAAATTCGGGACTGCGCTCCCGCGCGATGGTCTGGGTCAACCGACGGGTGGTGCCTTTCCGCAGATCCGTCAGGTAGAGGTCACCATCGTATTCCACTACTGCCATTCGGTTGTCTCGCGATCGGTCACCGCGAGTGACCATTCCGCCCACTGAATCGAATTGCGCCGGCGACACTCGCTCCGGTTTTGAGCCGGCCGCGGCCCGCACGCGATACCGTTTTGGCGTTTCACGCCAGTCACTGCCCGGAGCAACCCAGGTGAAGTATATCCAGCGGTTATCAGCGCTCCACCGAACGTCGCCGGGAGGCCGGCCGTACAGCTCGGGACCCCGCATGATATTTCTGATGGAAAAATCGAACGCCGCCGGCTGTTGTGCGGCGAGCGGAGCGGCAAAAAGAATCGCGAACAGAGCTTTGCGCATTTATGAAATGGATTGAGGTGAGAGGGATCCCGTCAGGCCCGACGCATATAGACTTCTGCGCTAACGCCGAGGGGGCTCGGTGGAATTCGAATGGACTTTTGCACAGGCACAAAAGGGCCGCATTTACCCGCCGGCCGTCGCATCGATGGCGAAATCACGCAGGTGGCTGAATTGCACTTCGGTGCTGACCGGCCGCTTCCGTCCACTCAGAATCCGGGCCCATTCAACTGCCGAAGCAACGAGAATCACCAGTACCGAAACCATGAAGAAGCCGGCGACCGCGGCGTCGAGACGATCGTTGAAAATCATTCTGCGCGCGGCTTCGATGGTTTGAACGCCGGGCGGAAGATTGCCGGCCGCAATGAAGCCTTCGAGCATTCTGGCATGTGAAAGGAAGCCCAGCCTTGGATTGTCTGAGAAAATCTTGAGCCAGCCACCGGTCAGCGTGATGACCGTGAGCCATGATAACGGAAGGATCGTCGTCCACGCGTAACGTGCCTTGCCCATTTTGATGATAACAGTCGTGCCCACACAGAGCGCGACAGCGGCGAGCAGCTGATTGGAGAGCCCGAACAGTGGCCAGAGAGAATTGATTCCTCCCAGCGGATCCATCACGCCCTGATAGAGAAAGTATCCCCACATTGCCACGAAAACGGCGCTCGAACCGACGACTGCGGGATACCACGAAACGCGACCTATGGGAGCCCATATATGTTTGCCCAGATCCTGCAGCATGAACCTGCCGACCCGCGTCCCCGCGTCGAGCGTCGTGAGAATGAACAAGGCCTCGAACATGATGGCGAAGTGATACCAGAGTGCCATCGCACCGCTGCCGCCGAACACCGACGAGAAGAGGCTGGCCATGCCGACCGCCAGGCTCGGAGCGCCGCCCGTTCGTGAGAGCAGTGATGTTTCTCCCACCTGGCGCGCGAGTGATTCCATCTCGCCCGGTGCAATGCTGAATCCCCACGTCTGAATAGCCGCCGCTGCGCTCACCGCGGTCGTGCCCAGCGCCGCAACCGGAGCGTTTATGGCAAAATAGACTCCGGGTGTCAGCACGCACGCCGCAATCAGCGCCATCACAGCAACGAGTGATTCGGTGAGCATCGCCCCATAGCCGATCATCCGTGCGTCGGTCTCCCGTGCGATGAGCTTGGGAGTCGTTCCGGAAGCGACGAGCGCGTGGAACCCGGAAATCGCACCGCACGCGATGGTGATGAACACAAAAGGAAAAACCTTGCCGGCGAAAACGGGGCCCGTCCCGTCAGTGAACTGCGTCACTGCGGGCATTTGGAGCGGTGGCAGGACGATGAGAATCCCAAGCGCGAGCGCGATGACGACGCCGATTTTCACAAACGCCGAGAGGTAATCGCGCGGCGCGAGCAGCAACCAAACCGGCAGCACCGACGCCGCAAAACCGTACCCCATGATAAGCAGAGCGATGGTGGGCCCGCTCAACGTGAAGATCGGCGCCAGCACCGGATTCTCCGCCACCCAGCGGCCGGCATATAGCGCAAGGATCAGCAGGACAACTCCGATTGCGGATGCCTCGAGTACGCGGTGCGGACGGAGCCAGCGCATGTAGCCGCCCATCAGCATCGCGATCGGTATAGTCAAGCCGATGGTCACGACTCCCCACGGGCTCGATTTAAGAGCGTTGACGACGACCAGCGCCAGCACGGAGATCAGAACAATCATGATGCCGAGAACAGCGACAAGCGCGGTGTATCCCGCAACGGGGCCGATCTCGTCCTTTGCCATCTGGCCGAGCGACTTGCCGTCGCGGCGAAGA encodes the following:
- a CDS encoding YbdD/YjiX family protein, with amino-acid sequence MDRLAQTLASIARSVRTILGAPDYDRYLAHMGEYHGGSSVLTRDEFARDRADTRYNRPGSRCC
- a CDS encoding carbon starvation CstA family protein, which translates into the protein MRKITEPILLVLTALLGAASFAWLALSRGESVNAAWLLTAAVCTYIIAYRIYSRFISAKVFELDDQRATPAVRLNDGRDYTPTNKWIVYGHHFAAIAGPGPLVGPTLAAQFGFLPGALWIIVGVAVGGAVQDFVILCSSLRRDGKSLGQMAKDEIGPVAGYTALVAVLGIMIVLISVLALVVVNALKSSPWGVVTIGLTIPIAMLMGGYMRWLRPHRVLEASAIGVVLLILALYAGRWVAENPVLAPIFTLSGPTIALLIMGYGFAASVLPVWLLLAPRDYLSAFVKIGVVIALALGILIVLPPLQMPAVTQFTDGTGPVFAGKVFPFVFITIACGAISGFHALVASGTTPKLIARETDARMIGYGAMLTESLVAVMALIAACVLTPGVYFAINAPVAALGTTAVSAAAAIQTWGFSIAPGEMESLARQVGETSLLSRTGGAPSLAVGMASLFSSVFGGSGAMALWYHFAIMFEALFILTTLDAGTRVGRFMLQDLGKHIWAPIGRVSWYPAVVGSSAVFVAMWGYFLYQGVMDPLGGINSLWPLFGLSNQLLAAVALCVGTTVIIKMGKARYAWTTILPLSWLTVITLTGGWLKIFSDNPRLGFLSHARMLEGFIAAGNLPPGVQTIEAARRMIFNDRLDAAVAGFFMVSVLVILVASAVEWARILSGRKRPVSTEVQFSHLRDFAIDATAGG
- a CDS encoding methyltransferase domain-containing protein yields the protein MKHYVQYGCGFSAPAGWVNYDASPTLRIEKIPFLGQLYKKNIQRFPTNVRYGDIIAGLPENEDSCDGLYCSHILEHLSYDDFNKALANTYKLLKPGGLFRCVVPDLKSAAENYLESFEQYPNPASEFLKATMLGKRHRDTSLRGLIKYSMGNSEHLWMWDQKSLIFELQQAGFKSCRPCCFNDSADEIFKHVEEAGRFENAVAIECTK
- the rpsL gene encoding 30S ribosomal protein S12, with translation MPTINQLVRQSRRDVPKKEKAPALKSNPQKRGVCTRVYTTTPKKPNSALRKVARVRLTNGFEVTAYIPGEGHNLQEHSIVLIRGGRVKDLPGVRYHIVRGSLDASGVNGRNKSRSKYGTKKPKPGAPAAAGKKK
- a CDS encoding prolyl oligopeptidase family serine peptidase, whose translation is MRKALFAILFAAPLAAQQPAAFDFSIRNIMRGPELYGRPPGDVRWSADNRWIYFTWVAPGSDWRETPKRYRVRAAAGSKPERVSPAQFDSVGGMVTRGDRSRDNRMAVVEYDGDLYLTDLRKGTTRRLTQTIARERSPEFSVDAGKVFFVRDNNVFSLEMQGGVIRQVTDLRSGPEPVDSARPTGQRGRLEQQQRELFEAIRDRVRLDSIQKAERLEREGRGLKAYYTMRGEEIASLSVSPAGTGLLISTRIPVQGNRVTDVPRYVTESGFTEDIRSRTKVGDAEGKGRVGLVSLSAGSIQWLKPFPSDTANGFVQLLGWNDAGTRAAFYAFTGDSKVRLLQSIDASTGRIVTLETLRDSAWVSGPCGGCGGWYDAGRRFWYVSEADGFAHVYTVAADGTDRRQLTRGKWEVRGAELSPDGKSFYLHTSEVSPFEVQLYRMSVAGGARERITTRSGGHAAVLSPNGEWIADVYSFVNRPPDLFLMRNRPGAAMSQLTVSPSSEWLSFKWIEPEIVMIPASDGAMVPAHIYRPRDMGAQPNGAGVIFVHGAGYLHNVGNFWSSYPREYMFNQYLASKGYVVLDLDYRASDGYGRDWRTAIFRHMGGRDLQDQVDASRYLRKEYSIDPERVGIYGGSYGGFITMMALFTHPKDFGAGAALRSVTDWAHYNNGYTSAILNFPQTDTLAYRRSSPIYFAEGLEDPLLIAHGMVDTNVHFQDVVRLSQRLIELGKKDWELAVYPVEDHGFVRPSSWTDEYRRIFEIFERYLPSRVPARSAAR
- the rpsG gene encoding 30S ribosomal protein S7, with product MSRRKKSVKRPILPDSRYESQTVSKFINAIMYQGKKSTAERIFYGAMDLVETRTAQSGVTIFKQALTNLKPAVEVKSRRVGGATYQVPVEVRPDRRTALAMRWLITFSRGRGEKSMAEKLAAEVIAASKGEGNAIKKKEDTHRMAEANKAFAHYRW